One Natronolimnobius sp. AArcel1 genomic region harbors:
- a CDS encoding cysteine hydrolase family protein, whose amino-acid sequence MTGTSGPLESLSDDAVLVLIDLQQGFDESVWGTRNNPDAEARAESLLTRWRETDLPIVHVRHDSSEADSPLRGDQPGFAFKPETAPLEGEATFVKSVNAAFIGTGLEDWLRERDLETLVIVGLTTDHCISTSTRLAENLGFSPIVVADATATFDRTFDGEEFDAETIHRSALAQLEGEFAQIVRTDALLESV is encoded by the coding sequence ATGACAGGGACATCCGGACCGCTCGAGTCGCTATCGGACGACGCAGTCTTGGTCCTGATTGACCTCCAGCAAGGCTTCGACGAGTCTGTCTGGGGGACGCGAAACAATCCCGATGCTGAAGCGCGGGCCGAATCGCTGCTCACACGCTGGCGCGAAACGGATCTGCCCATCGTCCACGTTCGCCACGACTCGAGCGAGGCCGACTCGCCGCTTCGAGGCGACCAGCCGGGATTTGCGTTCAAACCCGAAACAGCGCCACTCGAGGGCGAGGCGACGTTCGTCAAGTCGGTCAACGCTGCCTTCATCGGTACCGGCCTCGAGGACTGGCTTCGAGAGCGAGACCTCGAGACGCTCGTCATTGTGGGCCTGACGACTGACCATTGCATCTCGACGAGTACGCGGCTGGCGGAGAATCTGGGCTTTTCGCCGATTGTGGTTGCTGATGCCACGGCGACGTTCGACCGGACGTTCGACGGGGAAGAGTTCGACGCGGAGACGATACACCGAAGCGCACTCGCACAGCTCGAGGGAGAGTTCGCACAAATCGTTCGAACCGACGCGCTCCTCGAGTCAGTATAG
- a CDS encoding digeranylgeranylglycerophospholipid reductase — protein MNDRYDVVIAGAGPAGAQCARDLAARDYDVVVLETEAEDEFPRQSNKSTAGTFPSMMAAFGIPDDVVMQYTDKVVLESPHDHYVQNQSGAVLEFADFKRYLVKDSRDDGAEYRFDSRVTAPIMENGEIVGVTVNGDEEVYGKIIIDATGPAAPIAKKLGVSDLSHENHAIGIEYEFEGIDIDRPGFADLHDAMMLRLDHELAPGGYSWIFHTGEDTAKVGLCYIRNEKYHQYGKDDFTVDDYLEHWLDTDPRLENATRLEGKMHRGSAHIQMPGQMHTDRFMAIGDTVPTVDPLWGEGIHKCMKSGRAAAATVDSCLKHGNLEPTADNLEVYETLWHRDVAPNMRARLLMTKLLYLASDERYDQFMADLSRLDDDTLAKANKGNPFAITKLLHRDDLPLLKKFAREELQLADILQRRAGLY, from the coding sequence ATGAACGACCGCTACGACGTGGTGATTGCCGGTGCCGGTCCTGCCGGTGCCCAGTGTGCACGCGACCTTGCAGCCCGGGACTACGACGTCGTTGTCTTGGAGACTGAGGCGGAAGATGAGTTCCCGCGCCAGAGTAACAAATCGACTGCCGGGACGTTCCCGTCGATGATGGCTGCCTTCGGCATCCCCGACGATGTCGTCATGCAGTACACCGACAAGGTCGTCCTCGAGTCGCCACATGACCATTACGTCCAGAACCAGTCCGGTGCTGTCCTCGAGTTCGCGGACTTCAAGCGCTATCTCGTCAAAGATAGCCGCGACGACGGCGCAGAGTATCGGTTCGATTCGCGCGTCACCGCGCCGATCATGGAAAACGGCGAGATCGTCGGCGTCACAGTCAACGGCGATGAGGAAGTCTACGGCAAAATCATTATCGACGCGACGGGGCCAGCCGCGCCGATCGCGAAGAAACTCGGCGTCAGCGACCTCTCACACGAAAATCACGCCATCGGGATCGAGTACGAATTCGAGGGCATCGATATCGACCGCCCCGGTTTTGCGGATCTCCACGACGCAATGATGTTGCGACTCGACCACGAACTCGCACCCGGCGGCTACTCGTGGATTTTCCACACCGGCGAAGACACCGCCAAGGTCGGCCTCTGTTACATCCGCAACGAAAAGTACCACCAGTACGGCAAGGACGACTTCACCGTCGACGACTACCTCGAGCACTGGCTCGATACCGACCCACGGCTCGAAAACGCCACCCGGCTCGAGGGGAAGATGCACCGGGGCTCGGCACACATCCAGATGCCCGGCCAGATGCACACCGACCGGTTCATGGCTATCGGTGACACCGTGCCGACGGTCGACCCGCTCTGGGGCGAGGGGATCCACAAGTGCATGAAATCCGGCCGCGCGGCAGCGGCGACGGTCGATAGCTGTCTCAAACACGGCAATCTCGAGCCGACCGCAGACAATCTCGAGGTGTATGAGACGCTCTGGCACCGCGACGTCGCACCAAACATGCGCGCGCGCCTGCTGATGACGAAACTGCTCTATCTCGCCTCGGATGAGCGATATGACCAGTTCATGGCTGATCTCAGCCGACTCGACGACGACACGCTCGCGAAAGCGAACAAAGGCAATCCGTTCGCGATCACCAAACTGCTGCACCGCGATGACCTGCCGCTTCTCAAAAAGTTTGCTCGAGAGGAGCTGCAACTCGCAGATATCCTGCAACGGCGCGCTGGACTATACTGA
- a CDS encoding MATE family efflux transporter, whose protein sequence is MTLRDHLEQTFSAHEEVDLTDGGIVKPLLYLSIPLIITNVLQTAYNVADTFWLGRYGTVEVAAISFAFPIIFLLISFAIGFSVAGSVLVAQYIGADRESDAEYAASQTVAFSVLSSLVLGGLGYFVVEDLLMLFDAEPAVVAAATSYMQIYAVGLVFVFGFMMFTALMRGYGDTVTPMLVMLVSVVINIVLDPLLIFGVGPFPELGIAGAAYATIFARGVTLAIGLWLMFRGYRGVRIRLEEMIPNPSYGAKLIRIGLPASFEGASRALSISLLLFVVALFATPVVAAYGIGTRILSVIVLPAMALSQGVETMTGQNVGAGKPDRAAKANHLTAAVIFVGLTAVGLFSTLFAEPLVALFTNDPEVVDAGATFLYYVAPTFGLFGAMYTYMGGFRGAGMTGTAAGFVLLAFMVVQIPVAWVASSAFGPSGIWASFAVAHLVGAVGAALWFRRGTWRTNDLTGGGGGPGSDSDSAFDVGTPSDD, encoded by the coding sequence ATGACGCTTCGGGACCACCTCGAGCAGACGTTTTCGGCACACGAGGAGGTCGATTTGACTGACGGTGGAATCGTCAAGCCGCTGCTCTATCTGTCGATTCCGCTTATCATTACGAACGTCCTGCAGACGGCGTACAACGTTGCAGACACGTTCTGGCTGGGCCGCTACGGAACGGTCGAGGTCGCGGCGATCAGCTTTGCGTTTCCGATCATCTTCCTGCTGATCTCGTTCGCGATTGGCTTCTCAGTCGCGGGCAGCGTACTCGTCGCCCAGTATATCGGCGCGGACCGAGAGAGCGATGCGGAGTATGCGGCGTCGCAGACCGTTGCGTTCTCAGTTCTCAGTTCGCTCGTACTCGGTGGACTGGGCTATTTCGTCGTCGAGGACCTGCTCATGCTCTTCGATGCTGAACCGGCGGTCGTCGCGGCCGCGACGAGCTACATGCAGATCTACGCGGTCGGCCTCGTCTTCGTCTTCGGCTTCATGATGTTCACCGCGCTCATGCGTGGCTACGGAGACACCGTGACGCCGATGCTGGTCATGCTCGTCTCGGTCGTGATCAACATCGTCCTCGATCCGCTGCTCATCTTCGGCGTCGGCCCGTTCCCCGAACTCGGCATTGCCGGTGCTGCCTACGCGACCATCTTCGCCCGCGGCGTGACGCTCGCAATCGGTCTCTGGCTCATGTTCCGTGGCTACCGCGGCGTCCGCATCCGCCTCGAGGAGATGATCCCGAACCCGAGCTATGGGGCCAAACTCATCCGAATCGGGCTGCCAGCGTCGTTCGAGGGAGCGAGCCGCGCGCTCTCGATCTCGCTGTTGCTCTTTGTCGTGGCGCTGTTTGCGACGCCGGTTGTCGCGGCCTACGGGATCGGCACGCGCATCCTTTCGGTGATCGTCCTGCCGGCGATGGCGCTCTCGCAGGGCGTCGAGACGATGACCGGCCAGAACGTCGGTGCTGGCAAGCCTGACCGGGCGGCGAAGGCGAATCATCTCACCGCCGCAGTGATCTTCGTCGGTCTCACCGCCGTTGGCTTGTTCTCGACGCTGTTCGCTGAGCCGCTGGTCGCACTCTTTACGAACGATCCGGAAGTCGTCGACGCCGGGGCCACCTTCCTCTACTACGTTGCCCCGACGTTCGGCCTCTTTGGGGCAATGTACACCTACATGGGTGGCTTCCGCGGCGCGGGCATGACAGGGACGGCCGCCGGCTTCGTCTTGCTCGCGTTCATGGTCGTCCAGATACCCGTCGCCTGGGTCGCCTCGAGTGCGTTCGGTCCGTCAGGCATCTGGGCGTCGTTCGCGGTTGCACATCTGGTCGGCGCGGTCGGTGCGGCCCTCTGGTTCCGCCGAGGAACGTGGCGAACGAACGATCTCACTGGCGGGGGCGGCGGACCCGGTTCTGACTCGGACTCGGCGTTCGATGTTGGAACGCCGAGTGACGACTGA